The Zetaproteobacteria bacterium genome includes a region encoding these proteins:
- the plsX gene encoding phosphate acyltransferase PlsX, which yields MCAVTVRILVDGHGGDDAPGVVIDALARAGADYGDSVRLGVVGRSGQLRPLLEEASLLQQVELIHADEVIGMCDSPARVVRGKRNSSIHVGVRAIREGRWDALVSAGNTGALMAVSKLLLRTLPGVDRPAIASLIPSVESESLFLDIGANVECAPHHLVQFAQMGSCYMQVAEGVRNPRVGLLNIGSEEIKGTEVVKEAAALLAREDTVNYIGFVEASEIFLGVADVVVCDGFVGNVALKSMEGTARLILNHLSQELRSAPVARIGAMLAGKALRRTREALSPGEHNGAPLLGLNGVVVKSHGSADGHALACAIEVARREVEEDLLGRLRRAIGG from the coding sequence GTGTGTGCAGTGACCGTCCGGATCCTCGTCGACGGCCATGGGGGCGACGACGCCCCCGGTGTGGTGATCGATGCCCTGGCCCGGGCCGGTGCCGACTACGGCGATTCGGTGCGGCTGGGGGTGGTCGGGCGCAGCGGGCAGTTGCGTCCGCTGCTCGAGGAGGCCTCCCTGCTGCAGCAGGTGGAGTTGATCCACGCCGATGAGGTCATCGGCATGTGCGACTCTCCGGCCAGGGTGGTGCGGGGTAAGCGCAACTCCTCGATCCATGTCGGGGTGCGCGCGATCCGGGAGGGGCGGTGGGACGCCCTGGTCAGCGCGGGCAACACCGGTGCGCTGATGGCCGTCTCCAAGCTGCTGTTGCGCACCCTGCCCGGGGTGGACCGGCCGGCGATCGCCTCGCTCATCCCCTCGGTCGAGTCGGAGTCGCTCTTCCTCGATATCGGTGCCAACGTCGAGTGTGCGCCGCACCATCTGGTGCAGTTTGCGCAGATGGGGTCGTGCTACATGCAGGTGGCCGAGGGGGTGCGCAACCCGCGGGTCGGCCTGCTCAACATCGGCAGCGAGGAGATCAAGGGGACCGAGGTGGTCAAGGAGGCGGCGGCCCTGCTGGCCCGGGAGGATACGGTCAACTACATCGGCTTCGTCGAGGCGTCGGAGATCTTCCTCGGGGTGGCCGATGTGGTGGTCTGCGACGGCTTCGTCGGCAATGTGGCGCTCAAGAGCATGGAGGGGACGGCGCGGCTGATCCTCAACCACCTCAGCCAGGAGTTGCGCTCGGCGCCGGTGGCGCGCATCGGTGCCATGCTGGCCGGCAAGGCGCTGCGTCGGACCAGGGAGGCGCTCAGCCCGGGCGAACACAACGGTGCGCCGCTGCTGGGGCTCAACGGCGTGGTGGTGAAGAGCCACGGCTCCGCCGACGGACATGCACTGGCCTGCGCCATCGAGGTGGCGCGGCGGGAGGTGGAGGAGGATCTGCTCGGCCGTCTGCGCAGGGCGATCGGCGGGTGA
- a CDS encoding 50S ribosomal protein L32 yields the protein MAVPKRKTSKSRRNMRRSHDGLKRAGMTRCPECDEVMHPHRACPTCGSYRGREVIATSVI from the coding sequence ATGGCGGTTCCCAAGAGAAAGACGAGCAAGTCACGGCGCAACATGCGCCGTTCGCACGATGGCCTCAAGCGCGCCGGGATGACGCGTTGCCCGGAGTGCGACGAGGTGATGCATCCGCATCGCGCCTGCCCGACGTGCGGCAGCTATCGCGGTCGTGAGGTGATCGCGACATCGGTGATCTGA
- the trmD gene encoding tRNA (guanosine(37)-N1)-methyltransferase TrmD has protein sequence MFHAQILTLFPEFFDSPLACSIPARAVERGLVELCLINIRDFCRDKHRKVDDAPYGGGPGMVMKVEPIARAIAKARDDHPDTRVIMLAPEGRPLTQRLLRELARLPGITLLCGRYEGIDARVERYIDDKISLGPFVLSGGEPAALALLDGVIRLLPGALGNAESARQESFADEEPDRIFDWPHYTRPECYDSQWVPEVLRSGDHARIAAWRRQQARARAAGHPYGRRACSDEGGGNHS, from the coding sequence CTGTTTCACGCTCAGATCCTGACCCTCTTCCCCGAGTTCTTCGACTCGCCGCTGGCCTGCTCCATCCCGGCCCGGGCGGTGGAGCGCGGGCTGGTCGAGCTCTGCCTCATCAACATCCGCGATTTCTGCCGCGACAAACACCGCAAGGTGGATGACGCCCCTTACGGAGGCGGCCCCGGCATGGTGATGAAGGTGGAGCCGATCGCCCGCGCCATCGCAAAGGCGCGCGACGACCATCCCGACACCCGTGTGATCATGCTCGCGCCGGAGGGGCGGCCGCTGACCCAGCGGCTGCTGCGCGAGCTGGCCCGCCTTCCCGGCATCACCCTGCTCTGCGGCCGCTACGAGGGGATCGACGCCCGGGTCGAGCGCTACATCGACGACAAGATCTCGCTCGGCCCCTTCGTCCTCTCCGGCGGCGAACCGGCCGCGCTGGCCCTGCTCGACGGGGTCATCCGCCTGCTTCCCGGCGCCCTGGGCAACGCCGAGTCGGCGCGGCAGGAGTCGTTCGCCGACGAAGAGCCGGACCGAATCTTCGACTGGCCCCACTACACCCGGCCGGAATGTTACGATTCACAATGGGTCCCCGAAGTGTTACGCTCCGGCGATCATGCGCGAATCGCCGCCTGGCGGCGGCAGCAGGCCCGGGCGCGCGCCGCCGGCCATCCATACGGCAGGCGGGCCTGCAGCGACGAAGGTGGGGGGAACCATTCGTGA
- a CDS encoding PilZ domain-containing protein: MGPRSVTLRRSCANRRLAAAAGPGARRRPSIRQAGLQRRRWGEPFVTDRKPSPRARATAVLAQRIGKGLGEVQPEAQRNLAASLVEGINLRGCREALGTLLEAGAPPDRLMLLLLQSQPILFRLLADPDRPSEWRDLTSRFFRLQDALITLSESLAPDAERQPPTADDIEPPEEASRVAVLDNPANAEAVAWLREQEQVRLFNTFRGVVINAYCELLHLDPDHDRISVELNHELGRVLAADPSHETATLVANAEATLGFPLRLVDHNAGIAIFEMMPSRRLYIEQRGNIDVQVQDLVHVDIRRGLYRFPTGTLIDFSASGIGVMAPKDDRMKIRLGDRLEFRFRIGAAKVAGEGEVRGLRDQGDRYLLGVKLLVNRATQSQLQREVFRVQREIIVALNEEGIPEEIARNIR; this comes from the coding sequence ATGGGTCCCCGAAGTGTTACGCTCCGGCGATCATGCGCGAATCGCCGCCTGGCGGCGGCAGCAGGCCCGGGCGCGCGCCGCCGGCCATCCATACGGCAGGCGGGCCTGCAGCGACGAAGGTGGGGGGAACCATTCGTGACCGATCGTAAGCCGTCCCCGCGGGCGCGCGCCACGGCTGTCCTCGCCCAGCGGATCGGAAAGGGGCTGGGGGAAGTACAGCCCGAGGCGCAGCGGAATCTGGCCGCCAGCCTGGTGGAGGGGATCAACCTGCGCGGCTGCAGAGAGGCGCTGGGTACGCTGCTCGAGGCGGGGGCGCCGCCGGACCGTCTGATGCTCCTGCTGTTGCAGAGCCAGCCGATCCTCTTCCGGCTGCTCGCCGACCCCGACCGGCCGAGCGAATGGCGCGATCTCACCTCGCGCTTCTTCCGCCTGCAGGACGCCCTGATCACCCTGAGCGAAAGCCTGGCGCCGGATGCAGAGCGGCAACCGCCGACAGCCGACGACATCGAGCCGCCCGAGGAGGCCAGCCGTGTCGCGGTGCTCGACAACCCGGCCAACGCCGAGGCGGTGGCGTGGCTGCGCGAACAGGAGCAGGTACGACTGTTCAACACCTTCCGCGGCGTGGTGATCAACGCCTACTGCGAGCTGCTCCATCTCGATCCCGACCATGACCGCATCTCGGTCGAGCTCAACCATGAGCTGGGACGGGTGCTCGCCGCCGATCCGAGCCATGAGACGGCGACCCTGGTCGCCAACGCCGAGGCGACCCTCGGCTTCCCGCTGCGGCTGGTCGACCACAACGCCGGCATCGCCATCTTCGAAATGATGCCCTCCCGCCGGCTCTACATCGAACAGCGGGGCAACATCGACGTCCAGGTGCAGGATCTGGTCCACGTCGACATCCGGCGCGGCCTCTACCGCTTCCCCACCGGCACGCTGATCGACTTCTCGGCCTCAGGCATCGGCGTGATGGCCCCCAAGGACGACCGCATGAAGATCCGGTTGGGGGACCGGCTGGAATTCCGCTTCCGCATCGGCGCGGCCAAGGTGGCCGGTGAGGGGGAGGTCCGCGGCCTGCGCGATCAGGGCGATCGCTACCTGCTGGGGGTCAAGCTCCTCGTCAACCGGGCCACCCAATCGCAACTCCAGCGGGAGGTCTTCCGTGTCCAGCGGGAGATCATCGTCGCGCTCAACGAGGAGGGGATCCCCGAGGAGATCGCCCGGAACATCCGCTGA
- the rimM gene encoding 16S rRNA processing protein RimM, whose product MEAGSGTAGDDPAPSCWIEVGAVAGCHGVRGALRIRSLTRPPSAIADYPFWWIGDHGAAARRYRLLRCHPHGRGILATLEGITDRTAAEGVAGGRIFVPLTAARERTAPDETLWHDLVGCRVDDLRLGGLGSIVRLEAYGASDILVVADARRGGEWMLPYTHETIVRVDLRARLVTTDLPEGIEACFTLRS is encoded by the coding sequence ATGGAGGCGGGCTCCGGAACGGCAGGCGACGACCCTGCCCCATCCTGCTGGATCGAGGTAGGCGCCGTCGCCGGCTGCCACGGCGTCCGGGGTGCGCTGCGCATCCGCTCACTGACCCGCCCCCCCTCGGCCATCGCCGACTACCCCTTCTGGTGGATCGGCGACCACGGCGCCGCCGCCCGCCGCTACCGGCTCCTCCGCTGCCACCCCCATGGCAGGGGGATACTCGCCACACTCGAGGGGATCACCGACCGCACCGCCGCCGAGGGCGTGGCCGGGGGAAGGATCTTCGTGCCGCTCACCGCCGCCAGGGAGCGCACCGCCCCCGACGAGACGCTCTGGCACGACCTGGTCGGCTGCCGCGTCGACGACCTCCGCCTGGGCGGGCTCGGCTCGATCGTACGGCTGGAGGCCTACGGGGCGTCGGACATCCTGGTGGTGGCCGATGCGCGGCGCGGCGGCGAATGGATGCTCCCCTACACCCACGAGACCATCGTGCGCGTCGACCTCCGCGCGCGCCTGGTGACCACCGACCTGCCCGAGGGGATCGAGGCCTGTTTCACGCTCAGATCCTGA
- a CDS encoding 30S ribosomal protein S16 gives MATVIRLQRRGRKKRPFYSIVVTDERNRRDGAAIERLGYLNPLTDPEEFKIDLERVELWQSRGARVSQRVAGIIERARAQQSA, from the coding sequence ATGGCAACTGTAATCCGACTGCAACGGCGCGGCCGCAAGAAGCGTCCGTTCTACTCCATCGTCGTCACCGACGAGCGCAACCGCCGCGACGGCGCCGCCATCGAACGGCTGGGCTACCTCAACCCCCTGACCGACCCGGAGGAGTTCAAGATCGATCTGGAGCGGGTCGAGCTGTGGCAATCGCGGGGCGCACGGGTCTCGCAGCGGGTCGCCGGCATCATCGAAAGGGCGCGCGCGCAGCAGAGCGCCTGA
- a CDS encoding DUF177 domain-containing protein, which produces MSVFANLRNGASDGAWSRPQRGAHSTVRRTYVTPCGGGRTPFTGCGRALDGGVVFDAEVSPPIMALPPLAGPVGGGGLFLSEKQSVVFSGRGWVLRSERYRIKVAGPHGVRARDWDEAVPAGDLSDAAIGGVDALPALRGDVWWRGSLLPVEGGWHLSGSFEIETRRECARCTRRFWWRLQVRVDRPFLTAELEDDPRVDATGMAHLIDLLREEVWLAWPRFVLCRAECSGGPVERRVGDDPNPFASLAGLKFE; this is translated from the coding sequence ATGTCGGTGTTTGCCAACCTCCGGAATGGGGCTTCGGACGGGGCGTGGAGCCGCCCGCAAAGGGGCGCGCACTCTACCGTCCGCCGCACGTATGTCACCCCGTGCGGCGGTGGAAGGACGCCGTTCACCGGCTGTGGGAGGGCGCTGGATGGCGGTGTGGTGTTTGACGCGGAGGTGAGCCCTCCCATAATGGCGCTTCCCCCGCTGGCGGGGCCGGTGGGTGGGGGCGGTCTGTTTTTGTCCGAAAAACAGTCTGTTGTCTTTTCTGGACGGGGGTGGGTCCTGCGGTCGGAGCGGTATCGGATCAAGGTTGCAGGCCCCCACGGCGTGCGGGCGCGCGACTGGGACGAGGCGGTTCCGGCCGGGGATTTGAGCGATGCGGCGATCGGCGGCGTCGATGCGTTGCCCGCGCTGCGCGGTGATGTCTGGTGGCGCGGCTCGCTGTTGCCGGTGGAGGGGGGGTGGCACCTCTCGGGCAGCTTCGAGATCGAGACGCGGCGGGAGTGCGCCCGTTGCACCCGACGCTTCTGGTGGCGGCTGCAGGTCCGTGTCGATCGTCCCTTTCTCACCGCCGAGCTCGAGGATGATCCGCGGGTCGATGCGACGGGGATGGCCCATCTGATCGATCTGTTGCGTGAGGAGGTGTGGTTGGCCTGGCCCCGCTTCGTCCTCTGCCGTGCGGAGTGCTCCGGCGGGCCGGTGGAGCGGCGGGTGGGAGATGATCCCAATCCGTTCGCGTCATTGGCGGGGTTGAAGTTCGAATAG
- a CDS encoding cytochrome c biogenesis protein CcdA codes for MIEVTFAGALLAGLLSFLSPCVLPLVPAYLSYVSGVSVDELRAAGSDGAAAGTLRRRAVVQSVWFIIGFSLVFIALGASATMIGRWLLAHMQLLGRVAGIVIILFGLHYTGILRIPLLMVDARFDAGRVDARQWLGALLLGGAFAFGWTPCIGPILGAILAIAGAQADLARGIALLAVYSAGLAIPFLLAALATDAFLRWSQGFRRHFVLVERISGGLLIAVGLLIFFGSFGVIAGWLIRWFPALADLEGAVAPTL; via the coding sequence TTGATCGAAGTCACCTTTGCCGGAGCGCTGCTCGCCGGGCTGCTCTCCTTTCTCTCACCCTGCGTGTTGCCGCTGGTGCCGGCCTACCTCTCCTACGTCTCCGGCGTTTCGGTCGACGAGCTGCGCGCGGCCGGGTCGGATGGTGCGGCCGCCGGCACGCTGCGGCGGCGGGCGGTGGTGCAGTCGGTCTGGTTCATCATCGGATTCAGCCTGGTCTTCATCGCGCTCGGCGCCTCGGCGACGATGATCGGCCGCTGGCTGCTTGCACACATGCAGTTGCTGGGCAGGGTGGCCGGCATCGTCATCATCCTCTTCGGCCTGCACTACACCGGCATTCTGCGCATCCCTCTGCTCATGGTCGATGCCCGCTTCGACGCCGGTCGCGTCGATGCCCGGCAGTGGCTGGGCGCGCTGCTGCTCGGCGGAGCCTTCGCCTTCGGCTGGACGCCGTGCATCGGGCCGATCCTGGGGGCGATCCTGGCCATCGCCGGTGCGCAGGCCGATCTGGCGCGCGGCATCGCCCTGCTGGCCGTCTACTCGGCGGGGCTGGCGATCCCCTTTCTACTGGCCGCACTGGCCACCGACGCCTTCCTGCGCTGGTCGCAGGGCTTCAGGCGCCACTTCGTGCTGGTCGAGCGGATCTCCGGGGGGCTGTTGATCGCGGTCGGGCTGTTGATCTTCTTCGGCAGCTTCGGTGTGATCGCCGGCTGGTTGATACGGTGGTTCCCCGCGTTGGCGGATCTTGAAGGAGCGGTGGCGCCGACGCTGTAG